In a single window of the Helicobacter felis ATCC 49179 genome:
- a CDS encoding primase-helicase family protein yields MTFTEKVTEESQKMAGKGLTNLEKLKQKFDKIRQGFTQYLAKISGVVDGFGQTLADYFITEIYPKVPSYLVCGDENFRIFYYDLEAEKYKTRIVKKVEILGQEYELGKAFEFRKRTDFVSYLQGACRLDDIAGDFPRELIREDLPAKMRPKPGVNWIVESLSHPVSALEVCRPSDRRLIWMDDSKSIFINTFQCPQRIKEYRRYRLAEGAQKGVKKRLEWGAKFPFIAGVIDNVLGAKNDSKVRDKFLHDLAYHLETFTPCFNLWLLLDKQGTGKGVLTSQILMRLYSDEDNFSNVARLSGAEFTSKWGDAFVNRLYLDIDEVEESLDKSGTTINQRVKVIVANTRYAVQLKFRDTQQVENHAFIVMSSNEKMPFKIDAGLNRRYNIVRGGGESLVEMFPQISANHDDWLNKTIDKEMPYFLQFLAQIPLDFKIYSTCLETDYKAFIVDSSTGDAQKIVELFMGQRTLQETQEYMSEMACEYVQHLLENNIRGVAVSDLRKVFPQDFKEMISLFKFEGIEAKTIRINWYLNEYGELQSEKSKVVRGYTITLKGAP; encoded by the coding sequence ATGACTTTTACAGAAAAAGTAACAGAGGAGAGTCAAAAAATGGCTGGCAAAGGCTTGACAAACTTAGAAAAATTAAAACAAAAGTTTGACAAAATCCGACAGGGATTTACGCAATATTTAGCAAAAATTAGCGGAGTTGTTGACGGGTTTGGGCAGACTTTAGCCGACTATTTTATTACAGAAATTTATCCAAAAGTGCCAAGTTATTTGGTCTGTGGCGATGAAAATTTTCGCATCTTTTATTACGATTTAGAAGCAGAAAAATATAAAACTAGAATTGTAAAAAAGGTGGAAATTTTAGGGCAAGAATATGAGTTAGGCAAGGCTTTTGAGTTCAGAAAACGGACAGATTTTGTGTCATATTTACAAGGTGCTTGTCGTCTTGATGATATAGCGGGGGATTTTCCTAGAGAGTTAATCCGCGAGGATTTACCCGCCAAAATGCGCCCAAAACCGGGGGTAAATTGGATTGTAGAGAGTCTTTCTCATCCGGTCAGTGCGCTGGAAGTTTGCCGGCCTTCTGACCGCCGTTTAATCTGGATGGACGATAGTAAAAGTATCTTTATTAACACATTCCAATGCCCACAAAGAATCAAAGAATACCGCCGTTATCGTTTGGCTGAAGGTGCGCAAAAGGGTGTTAAAAAACGCTTAGAATGGGGCGCAAAATTTCCTTTCATTGCCGGGGTGATTGATAATGTTTTGGGGGCAAAAAATGATTCAAAAGTGCGCGACAAATTCTTGCATGATCTCGCCTACCACTTAGAGACTTTTACGCCTTGCTTTAATCTTTGGCTACTGCTTGATAAGCAAGGCACAGGCAAAGGTGTTTTGACTTCTCAGATACTCATGCGCCTTTACTCTGATGAGGATAATTTTAGCAATGTGGCGCGCTTGAGTGGCGCAGAATTTACCTCAAAATGGGGGGATGCTTTTGTCAATCGGCTCTATTTAGATATTGATGAAGTGGAGGAGAGTTTAGACAAAAGCGGGACAACAATTAACCAAAGAGTTAAGGTCATTGTGGCTAACACTCGCTACGCTGTGCAACTCAAATTTAGAGACACACAACAAGTGGAGAATCACGCTTTTATCGTAATGAGCTCTAATGAAAAAATGCCTTTCAAAATTGACGCGGGTCTGAATCGCAGATACAACATTGTGCGTGGAGGTGGTGAGTCTTTGGTCGAAATGTTTCCCCAAATTAGCGCAAACCATGACGATTGGCTCAATAAAACTATCGACAAAGAAATGCCCTACTTTCTGCAATTCTTAGCCCAAATTCCCCTAGATTTTAAAATCTACAGCACTTGCCTAGAAACAGATTATAAAGCCTTTATCGTGGATAGTTCGACTGGGGACGCGCAAAAGATTGTTGAGCTTTTCATGGGGCAAAGAACCCTACAAGAAACGCAAGAATACATGTCCGAAATGGCTTGTGAATATGTGCAACACTTGCTAGAAAATAATATACGCGGTGTAGCAGTGAGTGATCTAAGAAAGGTATTCCCGCAAGATTTTAAAGAGATGATAAGTCTGTTCAAATTTGAGGGTATCGAAGCGAAAACCATCCGCATTAATTGGTATCTTAACGAGTATGGCGAATTGCAGTCCG
- a CDS encoding N-acetylmuramoyl-L-alanine amidase, translated as MLKASKTRALHNHGGHAQNTATRHIDKIIIHCSATKAGKDFRAKDIDMWHKQRGFKCIGYHFVILLDGTIEIGRALQQIGAHCKGHNKTSVGVCYIGGLDESGAPKNTLTDSQLTTLLTLCRELTQKYPRAKIYGHKDFNPAKACPSFEVKEVLKEFFHAK; from the coding sequence TTGTTGAAGGCATCAAAGACTAGAGCTCTACACAATCACGGCGGACACGCACAAAACACGGCTACGCGCCACATCGATAAGATCATCATTCACTGCAGTGCGACAAAAGCGGGGAAAGACTTCCGCGCGAAAGACATCGATATGTGGCACAAACAAAGGGGGTTTAAGTGCATCGGATACCACTTTGTGATCTTGCTAGATGGCACGATTGAGATCGGCAGAGCTCTACAGCAGATCGGGGCGCACTGCAAAGGACACAATAAAACCAGCGTAGGTGTTTGCTACATCGGGGGGTTAGACGAATCAGGCGCGCCTAAAAACACACTCACAGATTCCCAACTCACCACCCTACTGACTCTGTGCCGTGAGCTCACACAAAAATACCCCCGCGCAAAGATTTACGGGCATAAAGATTTTAACCCTGCTAAAGCCTGCCCATCGTTTGAAGTCAAAGAAGTGTTAAAGGAGTTTTTTCATGCTAAGTAA